One segment of Haloplanus natans DSM 17983 DNA contains the following:
- a CDS encoding DUF3006 domain-containing protein → MTDIDALADGRYTAVVDSVEDGFATVFFEDDGEEVGNAVLDASALPEAARHADAILRVTVVDGALVESEYDAERTADRAERAQDRFDRLSERPPSDGES, encoded by the coding sequence ATGACCGATATCGACGCGCTGGCGGACGGCCGTTACACGGCGGTCGTCGATTCCGTCGAGGACGGTTTCGCGACCGTATTCTTCGAGGACGACGGCGAAGAAGTCGGGAACGCGGTACTCGATGCCTCGGCGCTGCCCGAGGCGGCACGGCACGCCGACGCTATACTGCGGGTCACGGTCGTCGACGGGGCACTGGTCGAGAGCGAGTACGACGCCGAGCGGACGGCTGACCGGGCCGAACGAGCCCAGGATCGGTTCGACCGCCTGTCCGAACGACCGCCGTCGGACGGGGAGTCGTAG
- a CDS encoding DUF5800 family protein, with product MTALSFDENGVDVVYEGTEFRLEKSLIEEAVGKSYPDVTDHEVLQMVEKSPALSGEPRRIGDIIR from the coding sequence ATGACCGCGCTCTCCTTCGACGAGAACGGCGTCGACGTCGTCTACGAGGGAACCGAATTCCGACTGGAGAAGTCCCTGATCGAGGAGGCGGTCGGGAAGTCGTACCCGGACGTGACCGACCACGAGGTGTTACAGATGGTCGAGAAAAGCCCCGCACTCAGCGGCGAACCGCGGCGGATCGGCGATATTATCCGCTAG
- a CDS encoding pyridoxal phosphate-dependent aminotransferase, producing MSGDGEFAARVEAISISGIREVFEAAGDDAINLGLGQPDFPAPTHARQAAVEAIEAGKADAYTSNKGIESLREAIAAKHRRDQGIDVDPGDIVATAGGSEALHLAIEAHVDPGEEVIFPDPGFVSYDALTKVAGGTPKPVPLRDDLTLDPATVEEAITDDTAMFVVNSPGNPTGAVSPEADIREFARIADEHDVVCLSDEVYEPFVFEGAHHSPISYADTDSVVVVNGCSKTYSMTGWRLGWVVASTRRIERMLRVHQYVQACASAPAQYAAEAALTGPQGVIDEMRETFEERRNLLLSRFEEMGVEVPRPKGAFYAMPKVPEGFVDACIDRGVVVVPGEAFGDGGAGHARLSYANDTESLREALDVMERVLTDLRA from the coding sequence ATGAGCGGCGACGGCGAGTTCGCCGCCCGCGTCGAAGCCATCTCCATCAGCGGCATCCGCGAGGTGTTCGAGGCTGCCGGCGACGACGCCATCAACCTCGGTCTCGGCCAACCGGACTTCCCGGCGCCGACCCACGCCCGGCAGGCGGCCGTCGAGGCAATCGAGGCCGGGAAGGCCGACGCCTACACGAGCAACAAGGGGATCGAGTCCCTGCGCGAGGCCATCGCCGCGAAACACCGACGCGATCAGGGGATCGACGTCGACCCCGGCGATATCGTCGCGACGGCCGGCGGGAGCGAGGCGCTCCACCTCGCCATCGAGGCGCACGTCGACCCCGGCGAGGAGGTCATCTTCCCCGATCCGGGCTTCGTCTCCTACGACGCGCTGACCAAGGTGGCCGGCGGGACGCCCAAGCCCGTCCCCCTGCGTGACGACCTGACGCTCGATCCGGCGACGGTCGAGGAGGCCATCACCGACGACACGGCGATGTTCGTCGTCAACAGCCCCGGCAACCCGACGGGTGCGGTGTCGCCCGAAGCCGACATCCGCGAGTTCGCCCGCATCGCCGACGAACACGACGTGGTCTGTCTCTCCGACGAAGTGTACGAACCCTTCGTCTTCGAGGGCGCCCACCACTCCCCCATCTCCTACGCCGACACCGACAGCGTGGTCGTCGTCAACGGCTGTTCGAAGACCTACTCGATGACCGGGTGGCGACTGGGGTGGGTGGTCGCCTCCACCCGTCGGATCGAGCGGATGCTCCGCGTCCACCAGTACGTGCAGGCCTGCGCGTCGGCGCCGGCGCAGTACGCCGCCGAGGCCGCCCTCACCGGCCCACAGGGCGTCATCGACGAGATGCGCGAGACGTTCGAGGAGCGCCGGAACCTCCTTTTGAGTCGCTTCGAGGAGATGGGCGTCGAAGTGCCGAGACCGAAGGGCGCGTTCTACGCGATGCCGAAGGTGCCCGAGGGGTTCGTCGACGCCTGCATCGACCGCGGCGTCGTCGTCGTCCCCGGCGAGGCGTTCGGCGACGGGGGGGCTGGACACGCGCGCCTCTCCTACGCCAACGACACCGAGTCGCTCCGCGAGGCGCTTGACGTGATGGAGCGAGTGCTGACCGACCTGCGCGCGTAG
- a CDS encoding type II toxin-antitoxin system VapC family toxin, with amino-acid sequence MSVLVDTGVFFAHHDTDAERHEAAVDAFDELLDGAYGQPYTNDYVLDETVTLTRTRTGSFGAANTVAKRILGDGSFPQTVETLHVEPDDVRASLAVFRRYDDHDLSFTDATIVAQCESRGIDAVLSFDTDFDGLVDRIEPGR; translated from the coding sequence ATGAGCGTCCTCGTCGACACGGGCGTGTTCTTCGCGCATCACGATACGGACGCGGAGCGACACGAGGCGGCCGTCGACGCGTTCGACGAACTGCTCGACGGGGCGTACGGCCAGCCCTACACGAACGATTACGTACTGGACGAGACGGTGACGCTCACGCGGACGCGAACGGGATCGTTCGGGGCGGCGAACACCGTCGCCAAGCGAATCCTCGGCGACGGATCGTTTCCACAGACCGTCGAGACCTTACACGTCGAACCGGACGACGTTCGGGCGTCGCTCGCTGTCTTTCGTCGGTACGACGATCACGACCTGAGTTTCACCGACGCGACGATCGTCGCGCAGTGTGAGTCGCGGGGCATCGACGCCGTGTTGAGTTTCGACACCGACTTCGACGGACTCGTCGACCGCATCGAACCGGGACGGTAA
- a CDS encoding dolichyl-phosphate hexose transferase: protein MDEYTVDDVAVVMGTYNEEEAIGSVLADIDRVTDGRAEVVCVDGSSDRTPAIARGMGARVIEQEPQGYGVAVREAVLTPDRPVIVTTDCDDTYPMERIPDFLDRINEGYDVVSGDRITPGPETMPALNRLGNRAFAGLASVLLGRRLHDVTTGMRAYRRDLLHRIEWTENTGLSAELLMRPVARNDRVTEVPIDYDERAGETKLDPFRGGAAIAKSILRIGIEERFGTSLDSVTTTDRVERT, encoded by the coding sequence ATGGACGAGTACACCGTCGACGACGTGGCCGTCGTCATGGGGACGTACAACGAGGAGGAGGCCATCGGGAGCGTACTCGCGGACATCGACCGGGTGACCGACGGCCGGGCCGAGGTGGTCTGTGTCGACGGATCGAGCGACCGGACGCCGGCGATTGCGCGCGGGATGGGTGCCCGAGTGATCGAACAGGAGCCACAGGGCTACGGCGTCGCCGTCCGTGAGGCCGTCCTCACGCCGGATCGGCCGGTGATCGTCACCACCGACTGTGACGACACCTACCCGATGGAGCGGATTCCGGACTTTCTCGACCGCATCAACGAGGGGTACGACGTGGTGAGCGGCGACCGGATCACGCCCGGCCCGGAGACGATGCCGGCGCTCAACCGACTCGGGAACCGCGCGTTCGCGGGTCTCGCCAGCGTCCTCCTCGGTCGCCGACTCCACGACGTGACGACGGGGATGCGCGCCTACCGGCGCGACCTGCTCCACCGCATCGAGTGGACCGAGAATACGGGCCTCTCGGCGGAACTCCTGATGCGTCCCGTCGCCCGCAACGACCGAGTGACGGAGGTGCCCATCGACTACGACGAGCGAGCGGGCGAGACGAAACTCGATCCGTTCCGCGGCGGCGCCGCCATCGCGAAATCCATCCTCCGAATCGGTATCGAGGAACGCTTCGGCACCTCGCTCGATTCGGTGACGACGACCGACCGCGTGGAGCGTACCTAG
- a CDS encoding redox-regulated ATPase YchF, with translation MLSLALAGKPNAGKSTVFKAATRADVDVANYPFTTIDANRGVTHARTECPCLARDERCGNERCHDGKRYVPVELLDVAGLVPGAHEGKGLGNQFLDELTNADAILNVVDASGGTNAEGDPVEVGTYDPVEEVDFVEREMDQWLAGIISRNWESVERKSRSPEFDIDEALTELLTGFGATVADVAASLRTLDYPEDPIQWTDENRAELAREIRARTKPLVVVANKADVAPPENMRRLRETDKPVIPATADGELALRTAAEAGVVDYDPGDTDFEIIGDVTDAQREGLNRIRDVMETYGGTGVQAAIDHAVYDLLDRITVFPVQNETKWTDGSGNVLPDAVLLPRESTPPDLAYAIHTDIGEGYLHAVDARSDRRIGEDHDLSEGDVIKIVSTAK, from the coding sequence ATGCTCTCTCTCGCGCTCGCGGGCAAGCCCAACGCGGGCAAGTCTACGGTTTTCAAGGCGGCGACGCGCGCGGACGTCGACGTGGCGAACTACCCCTTCACCACCATCGACGCCAACCGCGGCGTCACCCACGCCCGCACGGAGTGTCCCTGTCTCGCCCGCGACGAGCGGTGTGGCAACGAGCGCTGTCACGACGGGAAGCGGTACGTCCCCGTCGAACTCCTCGACGTGGCGGGGCTAGTGCCGGGCGCCCACGAGGGGAAGGGGCTCGGCAACCAGTTTCTCGACGAACTCACGAACGCGGACGCCATCCTGAACGTCGTCGACGCCTCCGGCGGGACGAACGCCGAGGGCGACCCCGTCGAAGTCGGCACGTACGACCCCGTCGAGGAAGTCGACTTCGTCGAACGCGAGATGGACCAGTGGCTCGCGGGGATCATTTCCCGCAACTGGGAGTCCGTCGAGCGAAAGTCCCGATCACCGGAGTTCGACATCGACGAGGCGCTGACGGAACTGCTCACGGGGTTCGGAGCGACAGTTGCCGACGTGGCTGCCAGCCTCCGTACGCTCGACTACCCCGAGGACCCGATCCAGTGGACCGACGAGAATCGCGCCGAACTCGCCCGCGAGATTCGCGCGCGCACCAAACCCCTCGTCGTCGTCGCCAACAAGGCCGACGTGGCGCCGCCGGAGAACATGCGGCGCCTCCGCGAGACGGACAAACCCGTGATCCCCGCGACGGCGGACGGCGAACTCGCCCTGCGCACCGCGGCGGAAGCCGGCGTCGTCGACTACGACCCCGGGGACACGGACTTCGAAATCATCGGCGACGTGACCGACGCCCAGCGCGAGGGCCTGAACCGCATCCGTGACGTGATGGAGACGTACGGCGGCACGGGCGTGCAGGCCGCCATCGACCACGCCGTCTACGACCTGCTCGATCGCATCACCGTCTTTCCGGTGCAAAACGAGACGAAATGGACCGACGGAAGCGGGAATGTCCTGCCCGACGCCGTCCTCCTGCCCCGCGAGTCGACGCCGCCGGATCTCGCCTACGCCATCCACACCGACATCGGGGAGGGCTACCTCCACGCTGTCGACGCCCGGTCGGACCGCCGGATCGGCGAAGACCACGACCTGTCCGAAGGCGACGTCATCAAAATCGTCAGCACCGCGAAGTGA
- a CDS encoding polymer-forming cytoskeletal protein — translation MALGRDPLDALEIPDGTTVEEHDLVVDGDVIVGGQSTVEFGVRGRNVVAGERVRFGGDIEAEGDCRLDMWCDVAGNVLVGDDAYLGERVHVGGQLMVSGDLDIGDDVEIEEGFEANGWIVIRNPVPTLVFYFIVLSQLLRVGETDAADEIAEALGGDAPDDPLVIPRGGDVSDDSWQVSTPAHVGDGCRLHGNVRAKSIDMGADNNVFGSLRARGDIAVESGTRIHGDVTTRGGTVELADGVRVLGDVSCTDLELHEDAVVDGSIRSRGEMRIVRPEAKREIE, via the coding sequence GTGGCACTCGGGAGGGACCCCCTCGATGCGCTGGAGATTCCGGACGGGACGACCGTCGAGGAGCACGACCTGGTCGTCGATGGGGACGTGATCGTCGGCGGGCAGAGCACCGTCGAGTTCGGCGTCCGCGGCCGCAACGTCGTCGCGGGCGAGCGCGTCCGCTTCGGCGGCGACATCGAGGCCGAGGGCGACTGCCGGCTCGATATGTGGTGTGACGTGGCCGGGAACGTCCTCGTCGGCGACGACGCCTACCTCGGCGAACGCGTCCACGTCGGCGGACAGCTGATGGTCTCGGGCGACCTGGACATCGGCGACGACGTGGAGATAGAGGAGGGGTTCGAGGCCAACGGCTGGATCGTCATCCGGAACCCCGTCCCGACGCTCGTCTTCTATTTCATCGTCCTCTCGCAACTCCTGCGGGTGGGGGAGACGGACGCCGCCGACGAAATCGCGGAGGCTCTCGGCGGCGACGCCCCCGACGACCCGCTGGTGATCCCCCGCGGCGGCGACGTCTCCGACGACTCGTGGCAGGTGTCGACGCCCGCCCACGTCGGCGACGGCTGTCGGCTCCACGGCAACGTCCGCGCGAAATCCATCGACATGGGCGCCGACAACAACGTCTTCGGGAGTTTGCGCGCCCGCGGCGACATCGCCGTCGAGTCGGGCACCCGTATCCACGGCGACGTGACCACCCGCGGCGGCACCGTCGAACTGGCCGACGGCGTGCGCGTCCTCGGCGACGTCTCCTGTACCGACCTCGAACTCCACGAGGACGCGGTGGTCGACGGCTCGATTCGGTCGCGTGGCGAGATGCGGATCGTTCGGCCCGAGGCGAAACGGGAGATCGAGTGA
- a CDS encoding lamin tail domain-containing protein yields MSRTARVALLALVVVLAGCGGAGSTDELAETSAPTATAGADGTLEVHSINVGQSVSTLVVGPTGETMLIDTGHYNDDGAYVLTYLERRGIDRIDHLVVSHNDADHIGGNAAIIDHYETEAGGIGAVYDPGIAASTRTYERYLDAVETHDVTLYETRQGDEIRFEGVGVAVFGPPEPYLEDGARNDNSIVLKLTHGETSFLLTGDAEDDQEAYLVDRYGDRLRSTVLKAGHHGSSSSSSGALLDAVRPSAVVVSSAYDSQYGHPTEAVLGRLSDRSLPTYWTATHGDIVFVSDGRGITVRTQAAAPTDPLALRDADDVDPGNQSIVADRARLGGSAVTARTAAPTVTDGGTRTDGTLVVGEIVPDPDGSDRENLDDEYVVFENAGDEPLDLSGWTVEDGAGRTYTVPDGYVLDAGGTVTLRTGTGTDTDADMYWGSGSAIWNNDGDTVIVRNSDGDPVLRETYP; encoded by the coding sequence ATGTCGCGAACGGCCCGGGTGGCCCTACTCGCTCTCGTCGTCGTCCTCGCGGGGTGTGGCGGCGCCGGGTCGACCGACGAACTCGCCGAGACTTCGGCACCGACGGCGACGGCGGGCGCCGACGGGACGCTCGAAGTACACTCCATCAACGTCGGGCAGTCGGTGAGCACGCTCGTCGTCGGACCGACCGGCGAGACGATGCTGATCGATACGGGCCACTACAACGACGACGGCGCGTACGTGCTGACGTATCTGGAGCGCCGGGGCATCGACCGCATCGACCACCTCGTCGTCTCGCACAACGACGCGGACCACATCGGCGGCAACGCGGCGATCATCGACCACTACGAGACGGAGGCCGGCGGTATCGGCGCCGTCTACGACCCGGGCATCGCGGCGAGCACCCGGACGTACGAACGCTACCTCGACGCCGTCGAGACACACGACGTGACGCTGTACGAGACGCGTCAAGGTGACGAGATCCGGTTCGAGGGCGTCGGCGTGGCGGTGTTTGGACCTCCCGAACCCTACCTGGAAGACGGTGCTCGAAACGATAACAGCATCGTCCTCAAACTCACCCACGGCGAGACGAGTTTCCTCCTCACCGGTGACGCCGAGGACGACCAGGAGGCCTACCTCGTCGATCGGTACGGCGACCGGCTCCGATCGACCGTACTGAAGGCCGGCCATCACGGCTCGTCGAGTTCCTCCAGCGGCGCCCTCCTGGACGCGGTTCGGCCGAGCGCCGTCGTCGTGTCGAGCGCCTACGACTCCCAGTATGGCCACCCGACCGAGGCGGTGCTTGGGCGGTTGTCCGACCGCTCGCTGCCGACTTACTGGACGGCGACCCACGGCGACATCGTCTTCGTCAGCGACGGACGCGGGATCACCGTCCGGACGCAGGCGGCGGCCCCCACCGATCCGCTCGCCCTCCGCGACGCCGACGACGTGGACCCCGGAAACCAGAGCATTGTCGCCGACCGCGCCCGTCTCGGGGGCAGTGCGGTGACGGCCCGGACGGCGGCGCCGACCGTGACCGACGGCGGCACCCGGACCGACGGGACGCTGGTCGTCGGGGAAATCGTCCCCGACCCCGACGGCTCCGACCGGGAGAACCTCGACGACGAGTACGTGGTCTTCGAGAACGCGGGTGACGAACCCCTGGATCTCTCCGGCTGGACGGTCGAGGACGGGGCCGGTCGGACGTACACCGTCCCCGACGGGTACGTCCTCGACGCCGGGGGGACGGTGACGCTGCGGACCGGCACCGGAACCGACACCGACGCCGATATGTACTGGGGGTCGGGATCGGCTATCTGGAACAACGACGGCGACACGGTGATCGTCCGCAACAGTGACGGTGACCCGGTGTTACGGGAGACGTATCCATGA
- a CDS encoding ribonuclease H-like domain-containing protein, giving the protein MRIENSFIPIRGVGETTERRLWEAGVTHWDAFDGSVVGPTTADRIHDFVDVATDHLRRGDARFFDEAFPAGERWRLYENFRDDACFFDIETTGLDAARNDVTTVSCYRDGETTTLVRGDNLTAGALREQFADAPLIVSFNGARFDVPFLEESFPLSIDAPHLDLMYPCRRLDLTGGLKRIETAVGIDRDRPDISGEDAVRLWREYERGDDDALDTLVSYNREDTENLERLADLVTTRLHDTCCPADATF; this is encoded by the coding sequence GTGCGCATCGAGAACAGTTTCATCCCGATCCGGGGCGTCGGCGAGACGACCGAGCGCCGCCTCTGGGAGGCCGGCGTCACCCACTGGGACGCGTTCGACGGCTCCGTCGTCGGTCCGACGACCGCCGACCGTATCCACGACTTCGTCGACGTGGCGACCGACCACCTCCGACGGGGCGACGCCCGCTTTTTCGACGAGGCCTTCCCCGCCGGCGAGCGCTGGCGTCTCTACGAGAACTTCCGCGACGATGCCTGTTTCTTCGACATCGAGACCACCGGCCTCGACGCCGCGCGCAACGACGTGACGACGGTCAGTTGCTACCGCGACGGCGAGACGACGACGCTCGTCCGCGGCGACAACCTCACCGCCGGGGCGCTCCGCGAGCAGTTCGCGGACGCCCCGCTGATCGTCTCGTTCAACGGCGCCCGCTTCGACGTGCCCTTCCTCGAGGAGTCGTTCCCGCTCTCCATCGATGCCCCCCACCTCGACTTGATGTACCCCTGTCGGCGCCTCGACCTGACCGGCGGCCTCAAGCGCATCGAGACGGCTGTGGGAATAGACCGCGACCGCCCCGACATCTCCGGCGAGGACGCCGTCCGCCTCTGGCGGGAGTACGAACGCGGCGACGACGACGCCCTCGATACGCTCGTCTCGTACAACCGCGAGGACACGGAGAACCTCGAACGACTCGCCGATCTGGTCACGACACGCCTCCACGACACCTGCTGTCCCGCCGACGCGACGTTTTAG
- a CDS encoding DEAD/DEAH box helicase, protein MTLRLRFADGAIVLRGERSQRLRDALSLTVDDRSETLRAPAHRYADLRDALDAAGLDYEDRVFDSDRLSLATDYDLRDYQSAALDAWAANGRRGVLELPTGSGKTVVAVAAMAALGAPTLVVVPTVDLLTQWRREVETEFGVDVGQLGGGEQRIEDLTVATYDSAYLRADEVGDRFEFVVFDEVHHLGAEGYRDIARLLAAPARLGLTATFERPDGAHEVIAELVGPVVYDLDVDDLAGEHLADYELRRIEVDLTDAEREAYEAAQGTFVDYLKTSGLSLSSGSDYQELVMRSGSDPRAREALLAKQEAREIMMNADAKVDALARLLDRHRDDRVIVFTAHTDLVYRLSERFLLPAITGETGASERRAVLDRFREGTYGRIVTANVLDEGIDVPDANVAVVLSGSGSEREFTQRLGRVLRPKSDGGRALCYEVVSAETAEERVAERRR, encoded by the coding sequence GTGACGCTTCGCCTCCGGTTCGCCGACGGTGCGATCGTCCTCCGTGGAGAGCGGTCGCAACGCCTTCGCGACGCCCTCTCGCTGACCGTCGACGACCGCAGCGAGACGCTCCGTGCTCCCGCCCACCGCTACGCCGACCTCCGAGACGCCCTCGATGCGGCCGGCCTCGACTACGAGGACCGGGTGTTCGACTCCGACCGCCTCTCGCTCGCGACCGACTACGACCTCCGTGACTACCAGTCCGCGGCGCTCGACGCCTGGGCGGCCAACGGCCGTCGGGGCGTCCTCGAACTCCCGACGGGGAGCGGCAAGACGGTCGTCGCCGTCGCCGCGATGGCCGCGCTCGGAGCGCCGACGCTCGTCGTCGTCCCTACCGTCGACCTCCTCACCCAGTGGCGCCGCGAGGTGGAGACGGAGTTCGGCGTCGACGTGGGACAACTCGGGGGCGGCGAGCAACGCATCGAGGACCTGACCGTCGCCACCTACGACTCCGCGTATCTCCGCGCCGACGAGGTCGGCGACCGCTTCGAGTTCGTCGTTTTCGACGAGGTACACCACCTCGGCGCCGAGGGCTACCGCGACATCGCGCGGCTCCTGGCCGCACCTGCCCGTCTCGGCCTCACGGCGACGTTCGAACGCCCGGACGGCGCCCACGAGGTGATCGCGGAACTGGTCGGCCCCGTCGTCTACGACCTCGACGTGGACGACCTAGCGGGCGAACATCTCGCCGACTACGAACTCCGGCGGATCGAGGTCGACCTCACGGACGCGGAACGCGAGGCCTACGAGGCGGCACAGGGAACCTTCGTCGACTACCTCAAAACGTCGGGGCTCTCCCTCTCCTCCGGCAGCGACTATCAGGAACTCGTGATGCGGTCGGGGTCGGACCCGCGGGCGCGAGAAGCCCTCCTGGCCAAGCAGGAGGCTCGCGAGATCATGATGAACGCGGACGCGAAAGTCGACGCGCTGGCTCGCCTGCTGGATCGCCACCGCGACGACCGGGTCATCGTCTTCACCGCTCACACCGACCTCGTCTACCGCCTCTCCGAACGCTTCCTGCTCCCGGCGATCACGGGCGAGACGGGGGCGAGCGAGCGTCGGGCGGTCCTCGACCGCTTTCGCGAGGGGACCTACGGCCGTATCGTGACCGCGAACGTCCTCGACGAGGGGATCGACGTGCCCGACGCCAACGTCGCCGTCGTCCTCTCGGGGAGCGGGAGCGAACGCGAGTTCACGCAACGGCTGGGCCGTGTCCTGCGCCCCAAATCGGACGGCGGGCGGGCGCTCTGTTACGAAGTCGTGAGCGCCGAGACGGCCGAAGAACGGGTGGCCGAACGCAGGCGGTAG